One Actinopolymorpha sp. NPDC004070 genomic window carries:
- a CDS encoding GNAT family N-acetyltransferase, translated as MAGSSAHLLRYGDTEPVGEGYRGLGEIRWLVCRPPDFPWNDAEPAGDALAAASHQQLDAWRVRRRSADGGLPAPGVYGVPEQWPHVRGIYERAGFTYDGQHTEVVLLVRVEELPRAGEPPIPGLALRRSLGINGTRFSAHLGDLRVGYIEVENLADAGRVARHDGWADIGNLHILEDYQRRGVATWLFALVADWLRMANVDRLLEYALSTADAELALFRKLGFVELTRTDRGFTAHR; from the coding sequence GTGGCGGGTTCGTCGGCTCACCTGCTCCGCTACGGCGACACCGAGCCGGTTGGAGAGGGCTACCGCGGCCTCGGCGAGATCCGCTGGTTGGTCTGCCGGCCGCCGGACTTCCCGTGGAACGACGCCGAGCCCGCGGGTGACGCGCTCGCGGCTGCCAGCCACCAGCAGCTCGACGCGTGGCGGGTTCGTCGGCGGTCCGCCGACGGAGGGCTGCCCGCGCCGGGTGTCTACGGAGTCCCGGAGCAGTGGCCGCACGTGCGCGGGATCTACGAGCGCGCCGGCTTCACGTACGACGGGCAGCACACCGAGGTGGTTCTGCTCGTGCGCGTCGAGGAGCTGCCCAGGGCGGGTGAGCCGCCGATCCCCGGACTTGCCCTACGCCGATCACTGGGCATCAACGGCACCCGCTTCTCCGCCCACCTCGGCGACCTGCGCGTGGGCTACATCGAGGTCGAGAACCTCGCCGACGCCGGACGGGTGGCCCGGCACGACGGCTGGGCCGACATCGGAAACCTGCACATCCTGGAGGACTACCAGCGGCGCGGGGTCGCGACGTGGTTGTTCGCCCTCGTCGCGGACTGGCTCCGGATGGCGAACGTCGACCGGTTGCTGGAGTACGCCCTCTCGACCGCCGACGCCGAACTCGCGCTGTTCCGCAAACTCGGCTTCGTCGAACTCACCCGAACCGACCGCGGGTTCACCGCCCACCGCTGA
- the recQ gene encoding DNA helicase RecQ, which produces MDSLPDVQTESPLAVLRRIFGYDTFRGEQREIIEHVVAGGDALVLMPTGGGKSLCYQIPALVRSGVAVVVSPLIALMQDQVDALTAVGARAGFLNSTQGLAERRRVEAAFVAGELDLLYLAPEALGSRATVNLLDRGAIGLFAIDEAHCVAQWGHDFRPDYLALSMLHERWPDVPRIALTATATTATAAEIATRLDLTAARHFVASFDRPNIQYRIVPKREPRKQLLDLLRTEHPGDAGIVYCLSRASVDKTAEFLVRNGVTALPYHAGLDAATRATNQQRFLREDGLVMVATIAFGMGIDKPDVRFVAHLDLPKSVEGYYQETGRAGRDGLPSTAWLAYGLQDVVQQRKMIESSDGDPARRRVLAAHLDAMLALCETVDCRRVQLLRYFGQDGSPCGNCDTCLTPPESWDGTVPAQKLLSTVLRLQRERNQKFGAGQSIDILLGRHTDKVKQYDHDSLTVFGIGGELSEAGWRGVVRQLLAQGLLAVEGDYGTLVLTPGSAEVLSRRRTVLMRREPERPTSPSRAARARSAGTAAVELPADAEPVFERLRAWRAAAAKEQGVPAYVVFHDATLRQIAADPPTTLADLSQVSGVGENKLAKYGEQLLAVLTG; this is translated from the coding sequence ATGGACTCCCTCCCCGACGTGCAGACCGAATCGCCGCTGGCGGTGCTCCGGCGAATCTTCGGCTACGACACCTTCCGGGGCGAGCAGCGGGAGATCATCGAGCACGTCGTCGCCGGTGGGGACGCTCTCGTGTTGATGCCCACCGGCGGGGGCAAGTCCCTGTGCTACCAGATTCCGGCGCTGGTGCGGTCAGGTGTCGCCGTCGTCGTCTCACCGTTGATCGCGTTGATGCAGGACCAGGTTGACGCGTTGACAGCGGTCGGGGCGCGGGCCGGTTTCCTCAACTCGACGCAGGGCCTGGCCGAACGTCGCCGGGTCGAGGCGGCGTTCGTCGCCGGCGAGCTCGACCTGCTCTACCTGGCGCCCGAGGCACTGGGCAGTCGGGCGACGGTCAACCTGCTCGACCGTGGCGCCATCGGGTTGTTCGCCATCGACGAGGCGCACTGCGTGGCGCAGTGGGGGCACGACTTCCGCCCCGACTACCTGGCGCTGTCCATGCTGCACGAGCGCTGGCCCGACGTACCCCGGATCGCCCTGACCGCCACCGCGACCACCGCGACCGCCGCCGAGATCGCCACCCGGCTGGACCTGACGGCGGCCCGGCACTTCGTGGCCAGCTTCGACCGGCCCAACATCCAGTACCGCATCGTGCCGAAGCGGGAGCCGCGTAAGCAGTTGCTCGACCTGCTGCGCACCGAGCACCCAGGGGACGCCGGCATCGTGTACTGCCTGTCCCGCGCGTCCGTCGACAAGACCGCCGAGTTCCTGGTGCGCAACGGCGTCACCGCGTTGCCCTACCACGCGGGCCTGGACGCGGCCACCCGCGCCACCAACCAGCAGCGGTTCCTGCGCGAGGACGGTCTGGTGATGGTGGCCACCATCGCCTTCGGGATGGGCATCGACAAGCCCGACGTACGCTTCGTCGCCCATCTCGACCTGCCCAAGTCCGTCGAGGGCTACTACCAGGAGACCGGCCGCGCCGGCCGGGACGGGCTGCCGTCCACCGCCTGGCTGGCCTACGGTCTCCAGGACGTCGTCCAGCAGCGCAAGATGATCGAGTCCTCCGACGGCGATCCGGCCCGCCGGCGGGTGCTTGCCGCCCACCTGGACGCCATGCTCGCGCTCTGTGAGACCGTCGACTGCCGCCGGGTCCAACTACTGCGTTACTTCGGCCAGGACGGCTCGCCGTGCGGCAACTGCGACACCTGCCTCACCCCGCCGGAGTCCTGGGACGGCACCGTCCCGGCGCAGAAACTGCTGTCGACCGTCCTGCGGTTGCAGCGCGAGCGCAACCAGAAGTTCGGTGCCGGGCAGTCCATCGACATTCTGCTCGGCCGGCACACCGACAAGGTCAAACAGTACGACCACGACTCGCTCACCGTGTTCGGCATCGGCGGCGAGCTGTCCGAGGCCGGATGGCGTGGCGTGGTGCGGCAACTGCTCGCCCAGGGACTGCTCGCGGTCGAGGGCGACTACGGCACGCTGGTGCTCACTCCTGGCAGCGCCGAGGTACTGAGCCGCCGTCGTACGGTGTTGATGCGACGTGAGCCCGAGCGGCCGACGTCCCCTTCCCGGGCGGCGAGGGCCCGGTCCGCGGGCACCGCGGCCGTCGAGTTGCCCGCCGACGCCGAGCCGGTGTTCGAGCGGCTCCGCGCCTGGCGGGCGGCCGCCGCCAAGGAGCAGGGAGTCCCGGCGTACGTGGTGTTCCACGACGCGACACTGCGGCAGATCGCCGCCGATCCGCCGACGACGCTGGCTGACCTGTCCCAGGTCAGCGGGGTGGGAGAGAACAAGCTGGCGAAGTACGGCGAGCAACTCCTCGCCGTCCTCACCGGCTGA
- a CDS encoding VOC family protein, with the protein MEFVVTLDCLDTEAMAGFWEAALSPLAYRRAFDAPPYLSLVSEEGPTLLLQAVPEPKSTKNRMHLDLGVQDLEPEVDRIVGLGASTVATDMTEHGFRWAVLADPEGNEFCVFVKPSRG; encoded by the coding sequence GTGGAATTCGTTGTGACGCTCGACTGCCTCGACACCGAAGCGATGGCCGGTTTCTGGGAGGCGGCCCTTTCCCCGCTGGCGTACCGGCGTGCATTCGATGCTCCGCCGTACCTGAGCCTGGTGTCCGAAGAAGGCCCGACCCTCCTCCTCCAGGCGGTGCCGGAGCCCAAGAGCACCAAGAACCGGATGCACCTCGACCTCGGTGTGCAGGACCTGGAACCGGAGGTCGACCGCATCGTTGGCCTGGGCGCCAGTACGGTCGCGACGGACATGACCGAACACGGCTTCCGGTGGGCGGTGCTCGCCGACCCGGAGGGCAACGAGTTCTGCGTGTTCGTCAAGCCGTCCAGAGGTTGA
- a CDS encoding phosphotransferase gives MTEPTEELVRKSAEAALGETVTSVDLMARSSNFLYRLRTTSGASYSLRVPRLRASALSPFWQHLQDVFGLRYGTQLLNVDPILHAVDEDGLLQAPRPVASTTVGDRPAYILTWVDGTAWEPDDFPDSGPVNERLGEYVARLHLRTYDRYGTLTEQAFDPVEFVTRSNASMQRMISRFWSHQPEVGAWFERHAKAMDPDVFSGHVAPIMPDISGNQFVYRDGTLAGVVDLDSYVVGPRELELAVAEMCLTRPEDFRRGYESVLPLPPMQEVRTYCRFWMLLCEGGRHPDVDAFLDHRVYFA, from the coding sequence ATGACGGAGCCCACCGAAGAGCTGGTGCGGAAGAGCGCCGAGGCAGCTCTCGGCGAAACCGTCACCTCCGTCGACCTGATGGCGAGGAGCTCCAACTTCCTCTATCGGCTGCGGACGACCTCCGGCGCGTCGTACTCGCTGCGTGTCCCGCGGTTACGTGCCTCGGCCCTGTCGCCGTTCTGGCAGCACCTACAGGACGTTTTCGGGCTCCGGTACGGCACCCAGCTGCTGAACGTCGACCCGATCCTCCACGCCGTCGACGAGGACGGGTTGCTCCAGGCGCCACGTCCGGTCGCCTCCACCACGGTCGGCGACAGACCGGCGTACATCCTCACCTGGGTGGACGGGACGGCGTGGGAGCCGGACGACTTCCCGGACTCCGGGCCGGTGAACGAACGTCTCGGGGAGTACGTCGCCCGCCTGCACCTGCGCACCTACGACAGGTACGGAACGCTTACGGAGCAGGCCTTCGACCCGGTCGAGTTCGTGACTCGCAGCAACGCGAGCATGCAGCGCATGATCTCGCGGTTCTGGTCGCATCAGCCGGAGGTCGGCGCGTGGTTCGAACGCCATGCGAAGGCGATGGACCCGGACGTCTTCTCCGGGCACGTGGCGCCGATCATGCCCGACATCTCGGGCAACCAGTTCGTCTATCGCGACGGCACGTTGGCCGGCGTGGTCGACCTCGACTCCTATGTCGTGGGCCCGCGCGAGCTGGAGCTGGCCGTGGCGGAGATGTGCCTGACCCGCCCGGAGGACTTCCGTCGGGGGTACGAGTCGGTCCTGCCGCTGCCACCCATGCAGGAGGTCCGGACGTACTGCCGCTTCTGGATGCTGCTCTGCGAGGGTGGCCGGCACCCAGACGTGGACGCGTTCCTCGACCACCGCGTGTACTTCGCCTGA
- a CDS encoding aminoglycoside phosphotransferase family protein, producing the protein MTEATHTEVADGARAGDATRLVPVGLAERIRAYYPAGAAWLDELPRLIATCARRWDLTLLPAFEPGGDSSWTAPVRLGDGELGVLQITVPMPVTSDRVTALKAWAGRGAVRLFAHDEAIRATLMECCVPGTHAEHLSPAAADDVAATVLPQLWAADLSGLVEPDRLESLDTAAAKRARLMDERAEQFGNVVDTGTYREVARLFGALPASSDRSVLLHGDFHRRNVVLSQRGWLAIDPHGLVGDPSYDAALFLQHDMDGAVTSARADALADRLGLDRERTRRWLFALGVQAASWHLSIGDRATHDAITDTALNLWTA; encoded by the coding sequence GTGACCGAGGCCACGCACACAGAGGTCGCCGACGGCGCCCGAGCAGGCGACGCCACCCGTCTCGTCCCGGTCGGCCTCGCGGAGAGGATTCGGGCGTACTACCCGGCAGGCGCCGCCTGGCTGGACGAACTCCCCCGGCTGATCGCGACCTGCGCACGCAGGTGGGACCTCACCCTGCTGCCCGCGTTCGAGCCCGGCGGCGACTCCAGCTGGACCGCTCCCGTGCGGCTCGGGGACGGCGAGCTTGGGGTGCTCCAGATCACCGTGCCGATGCCCGTCACCAGTGACCGCGTCACCGCCCTGAAGGCGTGGGCGGGTCGGGGAGCCGTACGCCTGTTCGCCCACGACGAGGCGATCCGGGCCACGTTGATGGAGTGCTGCGTACCCGGCACGCACGCGGAGCATCTCTCGCCGGCCGCAGCGGACGACGTCGCGGCGACGGTGCTGCCGCAACTGTGGGCCGCCGATCTGTCCGGCCTGGTCGAGCCCGACCGGCTGGAGTCCCTGGACACGGCAGCAGCGAAGCGTGCCCGCCTGATGGATGAACGAGCCGAGCAGTTCGGAAACGTCGTGGACACCGGCACCTATCGGGAGGTAGCACGGCTGTTCGGTGCGCTGCCGGCGTCCTCGGATCGGTCCGTCCTGCTGCACGGCGACTTCCACCGGCGCAACGTCGTGTTGTCACAGCGCGGCTGGCTGGCCATCGATCCGCATGGCTTGGTGGGTGATCCGTCGTACGACGCCGCGTTGTTCCTTCAGCACGACATGGACGGCGCTGTTACTTCCGCCCGGGCCGACGCGCTGGCCGACCGGCTGGGCCTCGACCGCGAGCGGACCCGGAGGTGGCTGTTCGCGCTCGGCGTCCAGGCGGCGTCCTGGCACCTGTCGATCGGCGACCGCGCCACTCACGACGCGATCACCGACACCGCGCTCAACCTCTGGACGGCTTGA
- a CDS encoding SGNH/GDSL hydrolase family protein, with amino-acid sequence MTGKNIMCFGDSLTWGWVPVAEGAPSWRYPREVRWTGVLADRLGDGYHVVEEGLSARTTTADDPADPRLNGSTYLPSALASHLPLDLVIVMLGTNDTKSYLRRTPNEIATGMSLLLSQILTSAGGVGTAYPAPKVLLVSPPPLAEMGHPWFEVIFEGGREKTIELARKYEALASFLNIPFFDAGSVISTDGVDGIHFTEDNNRVLGEAMAGEVRRILGD; translated from the coding sequence ATGACCGGCAAGAACATCATGTGTTTCGGTGATTCCCTCACCTGGGGCTGGGTGCCGGTGGCGGAGGGCGCACCGTCGTGGCGGTACCCGCGCGAGGTGCGGTGGACGGGGGTGCTGGCCGATCGGCTCGGCGACGGCTACCACGTCGTGGAGGAGGGGCTGAGCGCGCGCACCACGACGGCCGACGACCCGGCCGACCCGCGGCTCAACGGTTCGACGTACCTCCCGTCCGCGCTGGCCAGCCACCTGCCGCTCGATCTGGTCATCGTGATGCTCGGTACGAACGACACGAAGTCCTACCTGCGGCGCACGCCGAACGAGATCGCGACCGGCATGTCTCTCCTGCTGTCCCAGATCCTCACCTCGGCCGGTGGGGTCGGGACCGCCTATCCCGCGCCGAAGGTCCTGCTGGTCTCCCCGCCGCCGCTGGCCGAAATGGGCCACCCGTGGTTCGAGGTGATCTTCGAGGGCGGCCGGGAGAAGACGATCGAGCTTGCCAGGAAGTACGAGGCGCTGGCGAGCTTCCTGAACATCCCGTTCTTCGATGCGGGCTCGGTCATCAGTACGGACGGTGTGGACGGGATCCACTTCACCGAGGACAACAACCGCGTGCTCGGCGAGGCCATGGCCGGCGAGGTGCGACGCATCCTCGGCGACTGA
- a CDS encoding class I SAM-dependent methyltransferase — MTADMREYWNAFAPRFDEEPDHGLRDPLVRRAWQDLLLDALPPSPADVLDLGCGTGSLSVLLAEAGYRVSGVDLAEQMVEAARAKASAAGVDVRFDQGDAARPPHQPHSFDVVLTRHVLWALPDPATALARWVELLRPGGRLVLVEGRWETGGGITAEECETLLRTQCQSVHVQRLDDPVFWGREISDERYLALGRP, encoded by the coding sequence ATGACCGCCGACATGCGTGAGTACTGGAACGCGTTCGCTCCGAGGTTCGACGAGGAGCCCGACCACGGTCTTCGCGACCCTCTCGTACGCCGCGCCTGGCAGGATCTTCTCCTTGACGCCCTACCGCCGAGCCCCGCGGACGTGCTTGACCTCGGTTGTGGGACCGGTAGCTTGTCGGTGCTCCTCGCCGAGGCCGGTTATCGCGTTTCCGGTGTCGATCTTGCCGAGCAGATGGTGGAGGCGGCCAGAGCCAAGGCTTCCGCGGCCGGCGTCGACGTCAGGTTCGACCAGGGTGACGCGGCTCGACCACCTCACCAGCCGCACTCTTTCGACGTCGTCCTCACGCGGCACGTGCTGTGGGCACTCCCCGACCCTGCCACCGCGCTCGCACGCTGGGTCGAACTACTCCGCCCAGGTGGCCGGCTCGTACTGGTCGAGGGCAGGTGGGAGACCGGCGGTGGCATCACGGCAGAAGAGTGCGAGACGTTGCTGCGCACGCAATGTCAGTCGGTCCACGTCCAGCGGCTCGACGATCCGGTGTTCTGGGGACGCGAGATCTCCGACGAGCGATATCTGGCGCTCGGCCGTCCGTGA
- a CDS encoding HAD family hydrolase, with protein sequence MTDSIIAVLDIDGTLIDSNYQHALAWYRALRSVGEIRPVWQLHRLIGMGGDQVVTAVGGEDLERRVGDRAREQQAKEVAAMIEEMAPLPGARDLLVAIKNRGHRLVLASSAQQSQADAFIDKLDARDIIDDYTTSADVEASKPAPDLLQVALKKLGAPSDAKSVMVGDSVWDIEAAKKAGMPAIAVRSGGFGDDELERAGAVAIYDTPGDVAEALDDTPLA encoded by the coding sequence GTGACCGACTCCATCATCGCCGTCCTCGACATCGACGGGACACTCATCGACTCCAACTACCAGCACGCGCTCGCCTGGTACCGAGCACTCCGGTCGGTGGGCGAGATCCGTCCGGTGTGGCAGTTGCACCGGCTGATCGGCATGGGCGGGGACCAGGTGGTCACAGCTGTGGGCGGGGAGGATCTCGAGCGCCGGGTGGGCGACCGGGCCCGGGAGCAGCAGGCCAAGGAGGTCGCCGCGATGATCGAGGAGATGGCCCCGTTGCCCGGTGCCCGCGACCTGCTCGTGGCCATCAAGAACCGCGGTCACCGGCTGGTGCTGGCCAGCTCCGCTCAGCAGAGCCAGGCGGACGCCTTCATCGACAAACTGGACGCCCGGGACATCATCGACGACTACACCACCAGTGCGGATGTCGAAGCTTCCAAGCCGGCACCGGACCTGCTGCAGGTCGCGCTGAAGAAGCTCGGAGCGCCGTCGGACGCGAAGAGCGTGATGGTTGGTGACTCGGTTTGGGACATCGAGGCGGCCAAGAAGGCCGGGATGCCGGCGATCGCCGTCCGCTCCGGCGGGTTCGGGGACGACGAGCTCGAGCGGGCCGGGGCCGTGGCCATCTACGACACCCCCGGCGACGTCGCGGAAGCCTTGGACGACACCCCGCTCGCCTGA
- a CDS encoding ankyrin repeat domain-containing protein: protein MTRTRATPAAKGAADAPPVASLAHRALLEHAAGYRPFRGGGLFERIGGQPTVDRLVDILYDGFEGDEALRPLFPRDLADGRAMQKLFFAEWLGGPRRYSEEAYGSLHHKHESVPITRAAAGRWLWHFRQAVRVTIAAEDDQRTILDQAHSLALALVNRSSPKSDQRQDHVALHGVGGRVVKRATTLARRGDVAGVETVLAEEPDLLLPTYAAAIMQEAALAGRADVVRSLLRHGVGADIPFRLPVGLVGRAYERVVFATPLCAARLKRRAAVESLLLEAGAKEDVFTAAFLADVPSLVRMLAAEPSLAQAPDPAVDVLDITPVDHAVAGGQVETLRVLVDRATDGLGGGVRALRGAAERGSVPMVELLLERGADATRIGTGRWVLHPVLAPLLAGHGASIGSSGAWIGASCTGNQGRKDDPDYVRALLRYGARVDDRRTGEPGRTSGVEALNATALHYAAKAGFRKTIEVLLEHGADPRAQDSRGRTPLDWLEEAAPSVDRAGVRDLLTRGS, encoded by the coding sequence ATGACGAGGACGCGGGCAACACCTGCGGCGAAGGGGGCGGCGGACGCGCCGCCCGTCGCCTCTCTGGCGCATCGAGCGCTGCTGGAGCACGCGGCTGGATACCGGCCGTTCCGCGGCGGTGGACTGTTCGAACGGATCGGTGGGCAACCGACGGTTGACAGGCTGGTCGACATTCTCTACGACGGGTTCGAGGGTGACGAGGCCCTCCGGCCTCTGTTCCCGCGGGACCTTGCCGATGGACGAGCGATGCAGAAGCTGTTCTTCGCCGAGTGGTTGGGCGGTCCGCGGCGCTACAGCGAGGAGGCCTACGGCAGCCTGCACCACAAGCACGAGAGTGTCCCGATCACGCGTGCCGCTGCCGGCCGGTGGCTCTGGCACTTCCGGCAGGCGGTGCGCGTCACGATCGCCGCGGAGGACGACCAACGGACGATTCTCGACCAGGCCCACTCACTGGCGCTGGCGCTCGTCAACCGCTCCTCGCCGAAGAGTGACCAGCGTCAAGATCATGTTGCGCTGCACGGTGTCGGTGGACGAGTCGTCAAGCGGGCAACGACTCTTGCTCGTCGTGGTGACGTCGCCGGAGTCGAGACGGTGTTGGCGGAGGAGCCGGACCTGTTGCTTCCCACGTACGCCGCGGCGATCATGCAGGAAGCCGCGCTTGCCGGGCGTGCAGATGTCGTCCGGTCGCTCCTGCGCCACGGGGTCGGGGCCGACATACCCTTTCGCCTTCCGGTGGGCCTCGTCGGTCGTGCGTACGAACGAGTGGTGTTCGCGACACCGTTGTGTGCGGCGCGGCTGAAGCGCAGGGCGGCGGTCGAGTCCCTGCTCCTCGAAGCCGGCGCCAAGGAGGACGTCTTCACTGCTGCGTTCCTCGCTGATGTTCCTTCTCTGGTACGGATGCTCGCTGCGGAGCCGAGTCTCGCGCAGGCACCCGATCCGGCGGTCGACGTCCTGGACATCACCCCCGTTGATCATGCGGTCGCCGGTGGCCAGGTCGAGACTCTACGAGTGCTCGTTGACCGAGCGACGGACGGGTTGGGCGGCGGAGTCCGCGCCCTGCGAGGTGCCGCCGAGCGCGGGAGCGTGCCGATGGTCGAACTCCTGCTGGAACGCGGCGCGGACGCGACTCGGATCGGCACGGGGCGCTGGGTGCTGCATCCCGTACTCGCTCCGCTGCTCGCCGGTCACGGGGCGTCGATAGGTTCCTCGGGGGCGTGGATCGGTGCAAGCTGTACGGGGAACCAGGGCCGCAAGGACGATCCGGACTATGTACGAGCTCTGCTGCGCTATGGCGCTCGCGTCGACGACCGCCGGACCGGCGAGCCTGGTCGTACCAGCGGAGTGGAGGCGCTGAACGCCACGGCTCTGCACTACGCAGCCAAGGCGGGCTTCCGGAAGACGATCGAGGTGCTGCTGGAACACGGCGCCGATCCTCGCGCTCAGGACAGCCGCGGCCGGACGCCGCTCGACTGGCTGGAGGAAGCGGCACCATCCGTCGACAGGGCAGGCGTCCGGGACCTCCTCACCCGCGGATCGTGA
- a CDS encoding tyrosine-protein phosphatase, which yields MERILPGPTPTSPPPCGLSLPFIDERLDGERDRTAEHTRADLYRGSLDRNGNQIAIAVGAVASSAEGAVVVHCLSGVDHTGRAWWTLCG from the coding sequence ATGGAGCGCATCCTGCCAGGGCCCACCCCCACGTCGCCTCCACCGTGCGGGCTGAGCCTACCGTTCATCGACGAACGCCTCGACGGTGAGCGCGACCGAACTGCCGAGCACACGCGGGCGGACCTCTACCGGGGAAGCCTCGACCGCAACGGAAATCAGATCGCCATCGCCGTGGGCGCGGTGGCAAGCTCGGCCGAGGGCGCCGTCGTGGTGCACTGCCTGTCCGGTGTCGACCATACGGGGCGGGCTTGGTGGACACTGTGCGGATGA
- a CDS encoding serine hydrolase — MPGRRFVEWQQRLDELVRRHGVPGASLAVLADGDVSTAASGTLNVEAGVTATPASVFQIGSITKIFTTTLVMRLVDEHLLDLDQLVATVLPELRLADADALSRITVRHLLTHTSGIPGDHFVDTGRGDDAVAKYAETCADLGLVHPVGALMSYCNTGFVLAGRIVERLTGQPWREALRTRLLEPAGLHETVSLPEDALRFRVAYGHDVDGDRPPTLVARWQLPPSTAPAGSTLCATARDVVGMARVHLDGGLGVNGREVLTDASVAAMRTRSVLLHRGSTAAGWGLGWALYDWNGRRAFGHDGGTIGQSSFLRVVPDAGVAIALLTNGGRAEDLYQELFDGLLAEFCDLALPPRPTPPDVPVDLDLTAYAGTYATVGRRVELTVEDRGLVARVSATDALAEVVDQPVEEYVLVPVEKDLFLTRQADARSWTPVAFSTLEDGSVYAHFGLRAVPKVG, encoded by the coding sequence ATGCCCGGTAGACGTTTCGTGGAGTGGCAGCAACGCCTGGACGAGCTGGTGCGCCGACACGGAGTTCCCGGGGCGTCGCTCGCCGTTCTCGCCGACGGTGACGTGTCGACCGCGGCCTCCGGCACCCTGAACGTCGAGGCAGGTGTGACGGCCACCCCTGCCTCGGTCTTCCAGATCGGGTCCATCACCAAGATCTTCACCACCACGCTGGTGATGCGGCTGGTCGACGAACATCTGCTCGACCTCGACCAACTGGTCGCGACCGTTCTGCCCGAGCTGCGGCTGGCCGACGCCGACGCGCTCAGCAGAATCACGGTCCGTCACCTGCTCACCCACACCAGCGGCATTCCAGGCGACCACTTCGTCGACACCGGCAGGGGCGACGACGCGGTCGCGAAGTACGCCGAGACCTGCGCCGACCTCGGGCTCGTCCACCCGGTCGGTGCGCTCATGTCGTACTGCAACACCGGGTTCGTGCTGGCCGGCCGGATCGTCGAACGCCTCACCGGCCAGCCCTGGCGGGAGGCGCTGCGGACCCGGCTGCTCGAGCCGGCCGGGCTGCACGAGACCGTGTCACTGCCCGAGGACGCGTTGCGGTTCCGAGTGGCGTACGGCCACGACGTCGACGGCGACCGGCCACCCACCCTCGTCGCCCGGTGGCAGCTGCCCCCTTCCACCGCACCGGCCGGGAGCACCCTGTGCGCGACGGCCCGGGACGTGGTCGGCATGGCCAGGGTGCACCTGGACGGCGGGCTCGGTGTGAACGGCCGGGAGGTGCTCACCGACGCCTCGGTCGCCGCGATGCGCACCCGCTCGGTGCTCCTGCACCGCGGCTCGACCGCGGCGGGCTGGGGTCTCGGCTGGGCGCTGTACGACTGGAACGGGCGCCGGGCGTTCGGCCACGACGGCGGGACGATCGGGCAGTCGTCGTTCCTGCGGGTGGTGCCGGACGCCGGGGTGGCGATCGCCCTGCTCACCAACGGCGGCCGGGCCGAGGACCTCTACCAGGAGCTGTTCGACGGGCTGCTCGCGGAGTTCTGCGATCTCGCGCTGCCGCCGCGGCCGACGCCACCCGACGTGCCCGTCGACCTCGACCTCACCGCGTACGCCGGGACGTACGCCACCGTCGGCCGCCGGGTCGAGCTCACCGTGGAGGACCGCGGCCTGGTGGCCAGGGTCAGTGCCACCGACGCGCTGGCGGAGGTGGTCGACCAACCGGTCGAGGAGTACGTCCTGGTGCCGGTGGAGAAGGACCTGTTCCTCACCCGGCAGGCGGACGCGAGGTCGTGGACACCGGTGGCGTTCTCGACGCTGGAGGACGGATCGGTGTACGCCCACTTCGGCCTGCGTGCTGTGCCGAAGGTCGGCTGA
- a CDS encoding class I SAM-dependent methyltransferase: MSRSSRRLVGYWDRRAPTYDTKTAGVERRYLADSRRWVCGRARGSTLEIAIGTGANLRHYPRKVELTAVDWSPAMLDAARHRADEVGRTVAFHRADAGALPFPTETFDTVVATFSLCCVPDERAALVEALRVLRPDGNLLLADHVVSSTWWFRAAQRTVELASVPLQGEHYTRRPLTTLAELGVDIEESERLTLGAIERVHARRTFAERLPN, translated from the coding sequence GTGAGCCGTTCCTCCCGCCGGCTCGTCGGCTACTGGGACCGTCGCGCACCCACGTACGACACGAAGACGGCCGGCGTGGAACGCCGTTACCTCGCCGACAGCCGCCGTTGGGTCTGTGGCCGCGCCCGCGGATCCACGCTGGAGATCGCCATAGGTACGGGGGCCAATCTGCGGCACTATCCCCGCAAGGTGGAGTTGACAGCGGTCGACTGGAGCCCGGCCATGCTGGACGCCGCACGACACCGGGCCGACGAGGTTGGGCGCACCGTCGCGTTCCACCGCGCCGACGCGGGCGCACTTCCGTTCCCCACCGAGACGTTCGACACCGTGGTCGCCACGTTCTCCCTGTGCTGCGTACCCGACGAACGCGCCGCCCTCGTCGAGGCGCTGCGGGTGCTTCGACCGGACGGGAATCTCCTGCTGGCCGACCACGTGGTCTCGTCCACCTGGTGGTTCCGTGCGGCGCAACGTACGGTGGAGCTGGCGAGCGTTCCCCTGCAGGGAGAGCACTACACCCGCCGACCTCTCACCACCCTGGCCGAGCTCGGCGTGGACATCGAGGAGTCCGAGCGCCTCACCCTCGGCGCCATCGAACGCGTCCACGCCCGCAGAACGTTCGCCGAACGCCTCCCGAACTGA